A genomic region of Raphanus sativus cultivar WK10039 chromosome 6, ASM80110v3, whole genome shotgun sequence contains the following coding sequences:
- the LOC108813804 gene encoding uncharacterized protein At2g33490 isoform X3: MKASIGMLRRLTSHKVDAKEKGEVVATAQIDELDRAGKDMQDMRECYDRLLAAAAATANSAYEFSESLGEMGSCLEQIAPHNDEESSRILFMCGKVQFEIQKLLDTYRSHIFKTITSPSEALLKDLRTVEDMKQQCDEKRNVFEMALVKDKGRSKGGKGERHIPHDSRPAYNEFHEEATMCIFRLKSLKEGQARSLLTQAVRHHTAQMRLFYTGMKSLEAVERHVRVTSEKQHIDCDLSVHENEVEASEEDDDDDDGGGQDINREGELGFAYRANEQRVEAASLSTRDHRTTSHSAPLFPEKKPDLSERLRQTNPSSNAYVLPTPSDLRHSKQASNPKPANQSAGNIWHSSPLEQPIKSGKDAENNSLYSRLPRPSTTDTHQHHQQQARHAFSGPIKASSSSKPVTITVTDVSSGVFRTLPTPPPLPQPHLHIPVSPTSSPPPAYSSSSPRPNELHELPRPPGHFAPPPRRAKSPSLVGHSAPLTGWNQERHSTVNFTPPSSATNIVASPLPVPPLVVPRSYSIPSRNHITVTQRAVDASPPLTPSSLSRPLESRGVAQTSQIRGY, from the exons ATGAAAGCTTCGATTGGGATGTTGAGGAGATTAACGTCGCACAAAGTCGACGCGAAGGAGAAAGGAGAGGTCGTCGCTACAGCCCAGATTGACGAACTCGATCGCGCCGGGAag GATATGCAAGACATGAGAGAGTGCTATGATAGACTACTCGCTGCAGCTGCTGCCACGGCCAATAGTGCTTATG AGTTCTCTGAGTCATTGGGAGAGATGGGTTCTTGTTTGGAGCAAATCGCGCCTCATAACGACGAAGAAAGCA gtAGGATCTTGTTTATGTGCGGTAAAGTTCAGTTTGAGATTCAAAAACTTCTTGACACATAT CGTAGTCATATATTCAAGACCATTACGTCCCCATCAGAAGCGCTTCTCAAGGACCTTAGAACTGTTGAG GATATGAAGCAACAATGCGACGAGAAGAG GAATGTGTTTGAGATGGCGCTTGTGAAAGATAAAGGAAGGTCTAAAGGCGGTAAAGGAGAGAGACATATTCCTCATGACTCTCGACCTGCTTACAATGAGTTTCATGAAGAAGCAACCATGTGCATTTTTCGATTGAAGTCTCTCAAGGAAGGACAAGCTCGTAGTCTCCTCACACAAGCAGTACGTCACCACACTGCTCAG ATGCGTCTGTTTTACACTGGAATGAAATCGCTTGAGGCAGTAGAGCGTCATGTAAGAGTTACTTCGGAGAAACAACATATTGACTGTGATCTCTCTGTTCATGAGAATGAAGTGGAAGCTAGtgaggaggatgatgatgatgacgatggcGGTGGCCAAGACATTAATAGAGAAGGAGAACTCGGTTTTGCTTACAGAGCAAATGAGCAGAGGGTAGAAGCTGCTTCTCTCTCAACCCGTGATCACAGAACGACCAGCCATTCAGCTCCCTTGTTCCCGGAGAAGAAACCTGATTTATCAGAAAGGCTGAGACAGACGAACCCATCTTCCAACGCTTACGTCTTACCGACACCAAGCGATTTAAGGCACTCAAAACAAGCTTCAAACCCGAAGCCAGCAAACCAAAGCGCTGGAAACATATGGCACTCATCTCCTTTAGAACAACCCATAAAAAGCGGGAAAGACGCGGAAAACAACAGCCTCTACTCCCGTCTCCCTCGCCCTTCTACAACAGACACGCATCAGCATCATCAGCAGCAAGCAAGACATGCATTTTCTGGACCGATCAAAGCCTCCTCCTCGTCAAAACCAGTCACCATCACCGTCACCGACGTTTCCTCAGGCGTGTTTCGTACTCTACCAACTCCTCCTCCATTACCCCAACCTCATCTTCATATACCAGTCTCCCCTACCTCTTCGCCTCCTCCtgcttattcttcttcttccccgaGGCCTAACGAGCTTCACGAGCTCCCGAGACCACCAGGCCACTTTGCACCACCGCCAAGACGAGCCAAATCCCCTAGTCTCGTTGGTCACTCGGCGCCTCTAACCGGATGGAATCAAGAAAGACACAGCACTGTTAACTTTACTCCTCCGTCATCAGCCACAAACATTGTGGCCTCGCCTCTTCCGGTTCCTCCATTGGTCGTTCCTCGAAGCTACTCTATACCTTCGAGAAACCATATAACCGTTACTCAACGAGCTGTCGATGCATCCCCACCGTTAACACCATCGAGCCTCTCTCGGCCACTCGAGTCCAGGGGAGTTGCTCAGACCAGTCAAATTAGAG GTTATTAA
- the LOC108813804 gene encoding uncharacterized protein At2g33490 isoform X2 codes for MKASIGMLRRLTSHKVDAKEKGEVVATAQIDELDRAGKDMQDMRECYDRLLAAAAATANSAYEFSESLGEMGSCLEQIAPHNDEESSRILFMCGKVQFEIQKLLDTYRSHIFKTITSPSEALLKDLRTVEDMKQQCDEKRNVFEMALVKDKGRSKGGKGERHIPHDSRPAYNEFHEEATMCIFRLKSLKEGQARSLLTQAVRHHTAQMRLFYTGMKSLEAVERHVRVTSEKQHIDCDLSVHENEVEASEEDDDDDDGGGQDINREGELGFAYRANEQRVEAASLSTRDHRTTSHSAPLFPEKKPDLSERLRQTNPSSNAYVLPTPSDLRHSKQASNPKPANQSAGNIWHSSPLEQPIKSGKDAENNSLYSRLPRPSTTDTHQHHQQQARHAFSGPIKASSSSKPVTITVTDVSSGVFRTLPTPPPLPQPHLHIPVSPTSSPPPAYSSSSPRPNELHELPRPPGHFAPPPRRAKSPSLVGHSAPLTGWNQERHSTVNFTPPSSATNIVASPLPVPPLVVPRSYSIPSRNHITVTQRAVDASPPLTPSSLSRPLESRGVAQTSQIRGVGELIER; via the exons ATGAAAGCTTCGATTGGGATGTTGAGGAGATTAACGTCGCACAAAGTCGACGCGAAGGAGAAAGGAGAGGTCGTCGCTACAGCCCAGATTGACGAACTCGATCGCGCCGGGAag GATATGCAAGACATGAGAGAGTGCTATGATAGACTACTCGCTGCAGCTGCTGCCACGGCCAATAGTGCTTATG AGTTCTCTGAGTCATTGGGAGAGATGGGTTCTTGTTTGGAGCAAATCGCGCCTCATAACGACGAAGAAAGCA gtAGGATCTTGTTTATGTGCGGTAAAGTTCAGTTTGAGATTCAAAAACTTCTTGACACATAT CGTAGTCATATATTCAAGACCATTACGTCCCCATCAGAAGCGCTTCTCAAGGACCTTAGAACTGTTGAG GATATGAAGCAACAATGCGACGAGAAGAG GAATGTGTTTGAGATGGCGCTTGTGAAAGATAAAGGAAGGTCTAAAGGCGGTAAAGGAGAGAGACATATTCCTCATGACTCTCGACCTGCTTACAATGAGTTTCATGAAGAAGCAACCATGTGCATTTTTCGATTGAAGTCTCTCAAGGAAGGACAAGCTCGTAGTCTCCTCACACAAGCAGTACGTCACCACACTGCTCAG ATGCGTCTGTTTTACACTGGAATGAAATCGCTTGAGGCAGTAGAGCGTCATGTAAGAGTTACTTCGGAGAAACAACATATTGACTGTGATCTCTCTGTTCATGAGAATGAAGTGGAAGCTAGtgaggaggatgatgatgatgacgatggcGGTGGCCAAGACATTAATAGAGAAGGAGAACTCGGTTTTGCTTACAGAGCAAATGAGCAGAGGGTAGAAGCTGCTTCTCTCTCAACCCGTGATCACAGAACGACCAGCCATTCAGCTCCCTTGTTCCCGGAGAAGAAACCTGATTTATCAGAAAGGCTGAGACAGACGAACCCATCTTCCAACGCTTACGTCTTACCGACACCAAGCGATTTAAGGCACTCAAAACAAGCTTCAAACCCGAAGCCAGCAAACCAAAGCGCTGGAAACATATGGCACTCATCTCCTTTAGAACAACCCATAAAAAGCGGGAAAGACGCGGAAAACAACAGCCTCTACTCCCGTCTCCCTCGCCCTTCTACAACAGACACGCATCAGCATCATCAGCAGCAAGCAAGACATGCATTTTCTGGACCGATCAAAGCCTCCTCCTCGTCAAAACCAGTCACCATCACCGTCACCGACGTTTCCTCAGGCGTGTTTCGTACTCTACCAACTCCTCCTCCATTACCCCAACCTCATCTTCATATACCAGTCTCCCCTACCTCTTCGCCTCCTCCtgcttattcttcttcttccccgaGGCCTAACGAGCTTCACGAGCTCCCGAGACCACCAGGCCACTTTGCACCACCGCCAAGACGAGCCAAATCCCCTAGTCTCGTTGGTCACTCGGCGCCTCTAACCGGATGGAATCAAGAAAGACACAGCACTGTTAACTTTACTCCTCCGTCATCAGCCACAAACATTGTGGCCTCGCCTCTTCCGGTTCCTCCATTGGTCGTTCCTCGAAGCTACTCTATACCTTCGAGAAACCATATAACCGTTACTCAACGAGCTGTCGATGCATCCCCACCGTTAACACCATCGAGCCTCTCTCGGCCACTCGAGTCCAGGGGAGTTGCTCAGACCAGTCAAATTAGAG GAGTAGGAGAGCTGATCGAACGGTGA
- the LOC108813804 gene encoding uncharacterized protein At2g33490 isoform X1, with translation MKASIGMLRRLTSHKVDAKEKGEVVATAQIDELDRAGKDMQDMRECYDRLLAAAAATANSAYEFSESLGEMGSCLEQIAPHNDEESSRILFMCGKVQFEIQKLLDTYRSHIFKTITSPSEALLKDLRTVEDMKQQCDEKRNVFEMALVKDKGRSKGGKGERHIPHDSRPAYNEFHEEATMCIFRLKSLKEGQARSLLTQAVRHHTAQMRLFYTGMKSLEAVERHVRVTSEKQHIDCDLSVHENEVEASEEDDDDDDGGGQDINREGELGFAYRANEQRVEAASLSTRDHRTTSHSAPLFPEKKPDLSERLRQTNPSSNAYVLPTPSDLRHSKQASNPKPANQSAGNIWHSSPLEQPIKSGKDAENNSLYSRLPRPSTTDTHQHHQQQARHAFSGPIKASSSSKPVTITVTDVSSGVFRTLPTPPPLPQPHLHIPVSPTSSPPPAYSSSSPRPNELHELPRPPGHFAPPPRRAKSPSLVGHSAPLTGWNQERHSTVNFTPPSSATNIVASPLPVPPLVVPRSYSIPSRNHITVTQRAVDASPPLTPSSLSRPLESRGVAQTSQIREYLAGGFIETTIGY, from the exons ATGAAAGCTTCGATTGGGATGTTGAGGAGATTAACGTCGCACAAAGTCGACGCGAAGGAGAAAGGAGAGGTCGTCGCTACAGCCCAGATTGACGAACTCGATCGCGCCGGGAag GATATGCAAGACATGAGAGAGTGCTATGATAGACTACTCGCTGCAGCTGCTGCCACGGCCAATAGTGCTTATG AGTTCTCTGAGTCATTGGGAGAGATGGGTTCTTGTTTGGAGCAAATCGCGCCTCATAACGACGAAGAAAGCA gtAGGATCTTGTTTATGTGCGGTAAAGTTCAGTTTGAGATTCAAAAACTTCTTGACACATAT CGTAGTCATATATTCAAGACCATTACGTCCCCATCAGAAGCGCTTCTCAAGGACCTTAGAACTGTTGAG GATATGAAGCAACAATGCGACGAGAAGAG GAATGTGTTTGAGATGGCGCTTGTGAAAGATAAAGGAAGGTCTAAAGGCGGTAAAGGAGAGAGACATATTCCTCATGACTCTCGACCTGCTTACAATGAGTTTCATGAAGAAGCAACCATGTGCATTTTTCGATTGAAGTCTCTCAAGGAAGGACAAGCTCGTAGTCTCCTCACACAAGCAGTACGTCACCACACTGCTCAG ATGCGTCTGTTTTACACTGGAATGAAATCGCTTGAGGCAGTAGAGCGTCATGTAAGAGTTACTTCGGAGAAACAACATATTGACTGTGATCTCTCTGTTCATGAGAATGAAGTGGAAGCTAGtgaggaggatgatgatgatgacgatggcGGTGGCCAAGACATTAATAGAGAAGGAGAACTCGGTTTTGCTTACAGAGCAAATGAGCAGAGGGTAGAAGCTGCTTCTCTCTCAACCCGTGATCACAGAACGACCAGCCATTCAGCTCCCTTGTTCCCGGAGAAGAAACCTGATTTATCAGAAAGGCTGAGACAGACGAACCCATCTTCCAACGCTTACGTCTTACCGACACCAAGCGATTTAAGGCACTCAAAACAAGCTTCAAACCCGAAGCCAGCAAACCAAAGCGCTGGAAACATATGGCACTCATCTCCTTTAGAACAACCCATAAAAAGCGGGAAAGACGCGGAAAACAACAGCCTCTACTCCCGTCTCCCTCGCCCTTCTACAACAGACACGCATCAGCATCATCAGCAGCAAGCAAGACATGCATTTTCTGGACCGATCAAAGCCTCCTCCTCGTCAAAACCAGTCACCATCACCGTCACCGACGTTTCCTCAGGCGTGTTTCGTACTCTACCAACTCCTCCTCCATTACCCCAACCTCATCTTCATATACCAGTCTCCCCTACCTCTTCGCCTCCTCCtgcttattcttcttcttccccgaGGCCTAACGAGCTTCACGAGCTCCCGAGACCACCAGGCCACTTTGCACCACCGCCAAGACGAGCCAAATCCCCTAGTCTCGTTGGTCACTCGGCGCCTCTAACCGGATGGAATCAAGAAAGACACAGCACTGTTAACTTTACTCCTCCGTCATCAGCCACAAACATTGTGGCCTCGCCTCTTCCGGTTCCTCCATTGGTCGTTCCTCGAAGCTACTCTATACCTTCGAGAAACCATATAACCGTTACTCAACGAGCTGTCGATGCATCCCCACCGTTAACACCATCGAGCCTCTCTCGGCCACTCGAGTCCAGGGGAGTTGCTCAGACCAGTCAAATTAGAG AGTACCTTGCTGGGGGATTTATTGAGACCACTATAGGTTATTAA
- the LOC130495615 gene encoding uncharacterized protein LOC130495615 codes for MTFSPSEVNLIDGETEPTSKTYFQLCRYRWDWPSLVSSLVGLAVAGGLPRLCRRRENGRKGKMGENRGDGLGNGERKLRYSWVGIGDDVPLLMENLLLATELVKDYHKSEISPRCAMKIDISKAFDSVQWPFLLATLEALGFPAKYIHWIRLCISTASFSVQVNGELAGYFNSARGLRQGCALSPSLFVICMNVLSKLLDKAAVDRLVGYHPRCKNALLTHLCFADDIMVFTDGQKRSVEGILQVFNDFEKLSGLKISLEKSTLYMAGISVENQSAILENFPFEAGQLPVRYLGLPLLTRKMTVSDYLPLMEKIKTRMCNWNGRFLSYAGRLQLLKSVIMSLANFWFSAFRLPRQCINGIEKLCAAFLWSGPELNTRKSKVSWKEVCKKKEEGGLGLRDLKEVNEVSCLKLIWRILSGQNSLWVQWIQKNLIRKGSFWSVKENSTIGSWMWKKILKTRDAAKEFHRVEVKNGESTSFWYDHWCTMGRLKDLLGERSYIDMGIPETWTVAEVIQKHRRRRHRVYGKTEKRDTNQISHQRVLGCLFERNTYCNDGWNQAIDPICVLCKQEGETRNYLFFSCAYSSYIWQKLIGGLLGTRYTERWEDIIEIMLDLRQDRVKLFLIRYAFQAAIHSIWRERNYRRHGDKQIPHMLLAKVIDKNVRNRLSTIQRQGDKKMEKGLQVWFGTR; via the exons ATGACGTTTTCTCCATCCGAGGTAAACTTGATCGATGGAGAAACAGAACCGACGAGTAAGACATACTTTCAGTTGTGTCGCTATCGGTGGGATTGGCCGTCGCTGGTCTCCTCTTTGGTGGGATTGGCCGTCGCTGGTGGTCTCCCTCGGTTGTGTCGCCGAAGGGAAAATGGAAGAAAAGGGAAAATGGGGGAGAATCGGGGGGATGGTTTGGGAAATGGAGAAAGGAAATTG AGATATAGCTGGGTGGGTATAGGAGATGATGTCCCGTTGTTGATGGAGAATCTATTGTTAGCTACTGAATTAGTTAAAGACTATCACAAGAGTGAGATATCTCCGAGATGCGCCATGAAGATAGACATATCTAAAGCGTTTGATTCAGTCCAGTGGCCATTTCTCCTCGCCACATTAGAAGCTTTGGGGTTTCCTGCTAAGTACATACACTGGATCAGATTATGTATATCAACAGCGTCTTTTTCGGTGCAAGTGAATGGGGAGCTTGCGGGCTATTTTAATAGTGCTAGAGGGCTTCGTCAAGGTTGTGCTCTATCCCCTTCACTATTCGTAATATGTATGAATGTTCTGTCAAAGTTGTTGGATAAAGCGGCTGTTGATAGACTGGTGGGATATCATCCAAGATGCAAGAATGCTCTCTTGACACATCTTTGCTTTGCGGATGATATTATGGTTTTCACAGATGGGCAGAAGAGGTCAGTAGAAGGAATTCTCCAGGTTTTTAATGACTTTGAAAAGCTTTCGGGTCTCAAGATCAGTTTGGAGAAATCGACTCTGTATATGGCTGGGATTTCTGTTGAGAACCAGAGTGCTATTCTTGAGAACTTCCCTTTTGAAGCAGGTCAATTGCCGGTCCGCTATCTGGGTTTGCCACTTCTCACAAGGAAAATGACAGTCTCAGATTACTTACCATTGATGGAGAAGATCAAGACCAGGATGTGTAATTGGAATGGGAGATTTTTGTCATACGCAGGGAGACTCCAACTTCTTAAATCTGTCATCATGAGTTTGGCGAATTTCTGGTTTTCAGCGTTTAGACTTCCTCGGCAATGCATAAATGGGATTGAGAAATTATGTGCAGCATTCTTATGGTCAGGGCCTGAGTTGAATACGAGAAAATCTAAAGTTAGCTGGAAGGAAGTATgtaagaagaaggaagaaggtggTTTGGGGTTAAGGGATTTGAAGGAAGTAAATGAAGTATCCTGTCTCAAATTGATATGGAGAATTCTATCTGGACAGAATTCATTATGGGTGCAATGGATTCAGAAGAATTTGATCCGCAAAGGTTCTTTCTGGTCTGTTAAGGAGAACTCAACAATAGGTTCTTGGATGTGGAAGAAAATACTTAAGACAAGAGATGCTGCTAAGGAGTTTCATCGTGTAGAAGTTAAAAATGGAGAGTCTACCTCCTTCTGGTATGATCATTGGTGTACAATGGGGCGCTTAAAAGACTTGTTGGGAGAAAGAAGTTATATTGATATGGGTATACCAGAAACTTGGACAGTAGCAGAAGTAATACAGAAGCATAGGAGGAGAAGGCATCGTGTG TATggaaaaacagagaagagagatacAAACCAAATTTCTCATCAAAGAGTACTTGGCTGCTTGTTTGAAAGGAACACATATTGCAACGATGGA TGGAATCAAGCCATTGATCCTATATGCGTCTTGTGCAAGCAGGAAGGGGAGACAAGAAACTACTTGTTCTTCTCTTGTGCTTATTCAAGTTACATATGGCAGAAGTTGATTGGAGGGTTGCTTGGTACAAGATACACGGAGCGTTGGGAGGATATTATTGAGATAATGCTTGATCTTAGACAGGACCGGGTTAAGCTTTTCCTGATAAGATATGCATTTCAGGCAGCAATTCATTCGATCTGGCGAGAGAGGAATTATAGAAGACATGGTGATAAACAGATTCCGCATATGCTGTTGGCTAAAGTGATTGACAAGAATGTGAGAAATAGACTGTCTACTATTCAGCGTCAAGGAGACAAGAAAATGGAGAAGGGATTACAAGTGTGGTTTGGAACTAGATAA
- the LOC130496416 gene encoding B3 domain-containing protein REM7-like, translating into MICLTLSSFCFLIDLVRDLSNLVDLSNFCFLFADGATARTSFLPTFASWIPDLLDNTHCIFFSKHIQGKTNGNTWTLTSDATDQTWQVIQEERRLTRGWKEFAEAHDLRIGDIVIFKLEGSMVFHVTPFGPSCCDIQYTSMLVVT; encoded by the exons ATGATTTGTCTAACTTTGTCTAGCTtttgtttcttgattgatttggtCCGTGATTTGTCTAACTTAGTTGATTTGTCTaacttttgtttcttgtttgcaGATGGCGCAACCGCAAGAACTTCATTTCTTCCAACCTTTGCTTCCTGGATTCCAGACTTACTTG ACAATACCCattgtatttttttctccaagcaCATCCAAGGGAAGACGAATGGGAACACATGGACACTAACATCCGACGCTACGGATCAAACATGGCAAGTGATACAAGAAGAGAGGCGACTCACCCGAGGTTGGAAGGAGTTCGCTGAGGCACATGACCTTCGAATAGGAGACATTGTCATCTTCAAACTCGAAGGTTCCATGGTCTTTCACGTCACTCCCTTTGGTCCGAGCTGCTGTGACATCCAGTACACATCTATGTTGGTTGTGACTTGA
- the LOC130496415 gene encoding uncharacterized protein LOC130496415 translates to MTNNVFVHFTYEDCMYGISVKASVEDVTLSMLQEKMYKKLGLDESKEKLKLSYIPMVRRCQKAVTIADDDDLYVYLGSVDKENQRCLLVVESSERSGPRPQDRLSIAGKRSVGMNYNDLQLLEHEVGPNAITLYVGENQENNEVRAMETGTGKETDTGMETNTAAETDTGMENDTAAENETAAETDTAAETDTAAETDTAAENETAAETDTAAETDTAAENETVHPTADKYVEEPPAIVRSSCIEEWADGLSLNKHDEFPSKKAIQEMVDRAAYSECYRYVTKKSDRNRLVITCSQADCKWVIRASGIGGTEIFSIKSYTKMHTCSRTQQSDSNDKRRASAEVVASFLNEEFPGDVQTPTPKDIKALVKSKLGVMISYSTALRGKNLASCDTRGSPEDSYRMMYSYLYMLEQMNTGTKTSVKLDDSGKFKYLFIALGACIEGFAVMRKVIVVDATWLKNGYGGVLIFAKAQDPNRHCYPLAFAVLDGENHASWTWFFEMLRSVIPDSSELVFMSDRNASLIFAIANVYPQAHHGHCLWHLKENVKGHASNVNKDVVGHRFMELGKMYTMADFNAAYEKFKLRFPSAYTYVEEKTEKDKWARVFFPRDRYNLDTSNSVESMNKVFREARRWALIPMLDCIIRTFSDWFNQRRKDAVSQSLGTKLVPLVENYLHDLWVLARTLPVRELNSYELEYEVKDSNGKMFLTNLIAKTCTCKVWDYEKIPCLHGLAAYIYYTNQVDSGGGRSRDINIVYHELCSKYYWTELWSLAYWRTIYAVPDMSVWEVPDHIRELKIIPPDPIKRKGRKRVNRLPSGGERRRRTQNKKRPRQNFGFNWLLFGNGSSTSEQNTA, encoded by the coding sequence ATGACCAATAACGTATTCGTACATTTTACATATGAAGACTGCATGTATGGTATATCTGTGAAGGCATCAGTGGAGGATGTGACGTTGTCAATGTTACAAGAAAAGATGTATAAGAAGCTTGGGTTGGATGAAAGTAAGGAAAAACTGAAATTGAGCTACATTCCGATGGTGAGACGTTGCCAGAAAGCTGTAACTATTGCTGATGATGACGATCTTTATGTTTACCTCGGAAGTGTCGATAAAGAGAACCAAAGATGTCTTTTGGTTGTGGAGAGTAGTGAAAGGTCGGGACCGAGACCACAAGATAGACTTTCGATAGCGGGTAAACGTTCTGTTGGTATGAACTACAACGATTTGCAGCTATTGGAACATGAAGTTGGACCTAATGCAATTACATTGTACGTTGGTGAGAACCAAGAGAATAACGAGGTGCGTGCTATGGAGACTGGTACTGGTAAGGAGACTGACACTGGTATGGAGACTAATACGGCTGCGGAGACTGATACTGGTATGGAGAATGATACGGCTGCAGAGAATGAAACGGCTGCGGAGACTGATACGGCTGCGGAGACTGATACGGCTGCGGAGACTGATACGGCTGCGGAGAATGAAACGGCTGCGGAGACTGATACGGCTGCGGAGACTGATACGGCTGCGGAGAATGAAACCGTACATCCAACCGCCGATAAGTATGTTGAAGAGCCACCTGCAATAGTACGGAGTAGTTGTATAGAGGAATGGGCCGATGGTTTGAGTCTCAATAAACATGACGAATTTCCAAGTAAGAAGGCAATTCAGGAGATGGTGGATAGAGCTGCATATAGTGAATGTTATCGTTATGTCACTAAAAAGTCTGATCGAAATCGATTGGTGATAACATGTTCGCAAGCTGACTGCAAATGGGTAATACGAGCTTCAGGGATTGGTGGGACGGAAATTTTCTCAATAAAAAGCTACACGAAGATGCATACATGCTCGCGGACACAACAAAGTGACAGCAACGACAAGAGAAGAGCGTCAGCAGAAGTAGTGGCAAGTTTTTTGAATGAGGAATTCCCAGGAGATGTGCAAACTCCAACTCCAAAAGATATTAAGGCTCTGGTTAAGTCCAAACTTGGTGTCATGATATCCTACTCCACAGCATTGCGTGGAAAGAATTTGGCTTCTTGTGATACACGTGGTAGTCCGGAAGATAGCTACAGGATGATGTATAGCTATTTGTACATGTTAGAGCAAATGAACACGGGAACAAAAACTAGTGTGAAATTGGATGACTCAGGTAAATTCAAGTACCTCTTCATAGCGTTGGGAGCTTGCATTGAAGGGTTTGCAGTTATGAGAAAAGTGATTGTTGTCGATGCAACATGGCTGAAGAACGGATATGGGGGTGTTCTAATTTTTGCCAAAGCTCAAGATCCTAACCGTCATTGCTATCCACTTGCGTTTGCTGTACTTGATGGAGAGAATCATGCTAGTTGGACCTGGTTTTTTGAGATGCTTAGAAGCGTTATACCAGACTCTTCTGAACTGGTTTTCATGAGTGATAGAAATGCAAGTCTGATATTTGCCATAGCAAACGTGTACCCTCAGGCTCACCATGGTCATTGTTTATGGCATTTGAAGGAAAATGTTAAAGGGCATGCTTCTAACGTCAACAAAGATGTAGTCGGGCATAGATTCATGGAGCTGGGAAAGATGTATACAATGGCTGATTTCAATGCTGCTTACGAAAAATTTAAGCTAAGGTTCCCTTCAGCTTACACGTATGTGGAGGagaaaactgaaaaagacaaatgGGCAAGGGTTTTTTTCCCCCGTGACAGGTACAACTTGGACACAAGCAACAGCGTGGAATCAATGAACAAAGTGTTTAGAGAGGCAAGGAGGTGGGCCTTGATACCAATGCTGGATTGTATCATTAGGACATTCTCTGATTGGTTTAATCAACGTCGGAAGGATGCTGTTTCACAATCATTGGGTACCAAGCTAGTGCCTCTGGTTGAGAACTACTTGCACGATCTATGGGTTCTTGCGCGAACGCTACCTGTGCGGGAGCTTAATAGTTATGAGCTAGAGTACGAGGTAAAGGATAGTAATGGGAAGATGTTTTTGACGAACTTGATTGCCAAAACTTGTACTTGCAAGGTGTGGGATTATGAAAAGATTCCTTGTCTGCACGGACTGGCTGCTTACATCTATTACACTAATCAGGTGGATAGTGGGGGTGGTAGGAGCCGTGATATCAACATAGTATATCATGAGTTGTGCTCAAAATACTATTGGACGGAACTGTGGTCATTGGCGTATTGGAGGACAATTTATGCTGTGCCAGACATGTCTGTATGGGAAGTCCCGGATCACATCAGGGAGCTGAAGATCATACCTCCGGATCCTATCAAGCGTAAGGGAAGGAAAAGAGTTAATAGACTTCCATCTGGTGGAGAACGCCGTAGGAGGACACAAAACAAAAAGCGGCCTAGGCAAAATTTTGGTTTCAATTGGCTGTTATTTGGAAATGGTTCAAGCACTTCAGAGCAGAACACGGCCTAA